One genomic window of Candidatus Eisenbacteria bacterium includes the following:
- a CDS encoding DUF1801 domain-containing protein, which produces MLTGKASPAKAAVGDAAVFAYIASLPQPQRGIAERVDALAARTLAGLQRSVKWGMSYYGVGDGWCFCCGGFAGHVKLMFVNGAALEPVPPVTPVAMGRATRGVELESVNDLDERQVAAWMKQVAAVPGVGRRKR; this is translated from the coding sequence ATGCTCACCGGCAAGGCCAGCCCCGCGAAGGCGGCCGTCGGCGACGCGGCGGTCTTCGCCTACATCGCCAGCCTGCCCCAGCCCCAGCGCGGCATCGCGGAACGAGTGGACGCGCTGGCGGCACGGACGCTCGCGGGCCTTCAGCGCTCGGTGAAGTGGGGCATGTCGTACTACGGCGTCGGCGATGGCTGGTGCTTCTGTTGCGGCGGCTTCGCGGGCCACGTCAAACTCATGTTCGTGAACGGCGCCGCGCTCGAGCCGGTGCCGCCGGTGACGCCGGTGGCGATGGGCAGGGCCACGCGGGGCGTGGAGCTCGAGTCCGTGAACGATCTCGACGAGCGCCAGGTCGCGGCGTGGATGAAGCAGGTCGCGGCGGTGCCGGGCGTCGGGAGAAGGAAGCGGTAG
- a CDS encoding cupin domain-containing protein, which yields MSAINLAQKLETFSDHWQPRVVGRFNGHDLLVVKVKGEFVWHSHEATDDFFLVLKGRITLRMREGDVALAAGEVFVVPRGVEHCPFAEEEAHLLLIELAGTPNTGNAATAAPRRTA from the coding sequence ATGTCCGCGATCAACCTGGCGCAGAAGCTCGAGACGTTCTCCGATCACTGGCAGCCACGCGTCGTGGGCCGGTTCAACGGGCACGACCTGCTGGTCGTGAAGGTCAAGGGCGAGTTCGTATGGCACAGCCACGAAGCCACGGACGACTTCTTTCTCGTGCTCAAGGGCCGCATCACCCTCCGCATGCGCGAGGGCGACGTGGCGCTCGCGGCCGGCGAGGTATTCGTCGTGCCCAGGGGCGTCGAGCACTGCCCTTTCGCGGAGGAGGAGGCCCATCTGCTCCTCATCGAGCTCGCGGGAACACCGAACACGGGGAACGCAGCCACGGCCGCCCCCCGTCGCACCGCATAG
- a CDS encoding nuclear transport factor 2 family protein — protein MRWIRFGLAVLLSVAGSASFAGQLQLPDNPELKEQIRKLDLAHAQAIFKGDSITLQELLPDDHTVNHPTNRIVQEKAELLKLIRGGTIRYTRFERRPEKFLFYKDLVVVMGDETVVPAPGAPNEGKVLRRRYTNAWMRQGDRWLLAFRHANNVAETPGK, from the coding sequence ATGAGGTGGATCCGTTTTGGTCTTGCCGTCCTGCTGAGCGTGGCCGGCTCCGCGTCGTTCGCGGGACAGCTTCAGCTTCCCGACAATCCCGAACTGAAGGAGCAGATCCGCAAGCTGGACCTGGCTCACGCACAGGCGATCTTCAAGGGCGACTCGATCACATTGCAGGAGCTGCTGCCGGACGATCACACCGTCAATCATCCGACCAACCGCATCGTTCAGGAGAAGGCCGAGCTGCTGAAGCTGATTCGCGGAGGCACGATTCGCTACACGCGCTTCGAGCGCAGGCCCGAGAAGTTCCTGTTCTACAAGGATCTGGTCGTCGTGATGGGAGATGAGACCGTGGTTCCGGCGCCCGGGGCGCCCAACGAAGGCAAGGTGCTTCGCAGGCGGTATACGAACGCATGGATGCGACAGGGCGACCGGTGGCTTCTGGCGTTCAGGCACGCCAACAACGTCGCGGAGACTCCCGGGAAGTAG
- a CDS encoding amidase: MALSEDVFFAPVTELASRIRSRALSPVELTEGYLARIARYSDRFNAFVTVTADLARQQARAAETEIAAGRWRGPLHGMPWGAKDLLATRGIPTGWGTKFLAGQVFDEDATVVRKLHEAGAVMLGKTHCVEFAGCLGYRFANASVAGPGRNPWNPERWTGGSSSGSGAAVAAGLCAFALGTETWGSILCPSAFCGLTGLRPTYGLVSRAGSMVGAYSFDKIGPMARSAADCRIVLDALQGPDPRDPASSGETLALAAGASPAPGKLRAALVSLDWSKTGEPEAKQAFDAAAAALRALGLQTEEAPLPEYPASEVAGLLITVEALAAFEPFLNDGRVRQLVDDMAWKQREIGAAITGADAMKAQRMRFELQGRVGEFFTKYDVVVTPNFKSVAPPVTMDLNAALPYGDPAGAIGVACGLPALALPSGAGRGGLPVSFQLLGAPFSEALLLDLGDAYQKVTKHHLAHATLG, translated from the coding sequence ATGGCGCTCTCCGAGGACGTCTTCTTCGCGCCCGTCACCGAGCTGGCTTCGCGCATCCGCTCGCGTGCGCTCTCGCCCGTCGAGCTGACCGAGGGCTACCTCGCGCGCATCGCCCGGTACAGCGACCGCTTCAACGCGTTCGTCACCGTGACCGCGGACCTCGCGCGGCAACAGGCGCGCGCCGCCGAAACCGAGATCGCCGCCGGCCGCTGGCGCGGACCGCTGCACGGCATGCCGTGGGGAGCCAAGGACCTGCTCGCCACCCGCGGCATCCCGACCGGCTGGGGCACGAAGTTTCTCGCCGGCCAGGTGTTCGACGAGGACGCGACCGTGGTGCGCAAGCTGCACGAAGCCGGCGCGGTGATGCTCGGCAAGACCCACTGCGTCGAGTTCGCCGGCTGCCTCGGCTACCGCTTCGCGAACGCCTCGGTCGCCGGCCCCGGCCGCAATCCGTGGAACCCCGAACGCTGGACCGGCGGCTCGTCGTCGGGCTCGGGCGCCGCCGTCGCCGCGGGGCTGTGCGCGTTCGCGCTCGGCACCGAGACCTGGGGCTCGATCCTGTGCCCCTCGGCCTTCTGCGGGCTCACCGGGCTGCGCCCCACCTACGGACTCGTCTCGCGCGCCGGCAGCATGGTCGGCGCCTACTCGTTCGACAAGATCGGACCCATGGCGCGCTCGGCCGCCGACTGCCGCATCGTGCTCGACGCCCTGCAGGGCCCCGACCCGCGGGACCCGGCGTCGAGCGGCGAGACGCTCGCGCTCGCGGCCGGCGCCTCGCCCGCGCCCGGCAAGCTGCGCGCCGCGCTCGTCTCGCTCGACTGGTCGAAGACCGGTGAGCCCGAGGCGAAGCAGGCGTTCGACGCCGCGGCCGCCGCGCTGCGCGCGCTGGGACTGCAGACCGAAGAGGCGCCGCTGCCCGAGTACCCGGCGAGCGAAGTGGCGGGCCTGCTCATCACCGTCGAGGCCCTCGCCGCGTTCGAGCCGTTCCTGAACGACGGCCGCGTCCGGCAGCTCGTGGACGACATGGCCTGGAAGCAGCGCGAGATCGGCGCCGCCATCACCGGCGCCGACGCGATGAAGGCGCAACGCATGCGCTTCGAGCTGCAGGGCAGGGTGGGCGAGTTTTTCACGAAGTACGACGTCGTCGTGACGCCCAACTTCAAGTCCGTCGCGCCGCCCGTGACCATGGACCTGAACGCCGCGCTCCCCTACGGCGACCCGGCCGGCGCGATCGGCGTCGCCTGCGGCCTGCCCGCGCTCGCGCTGCCCTCGGGCGCCGGACGCGGCGGCCTGCCCGTTTCGTTCCAGCTCCTCGGCGCGCCTTTCTCCGAAGCGCTGCTGCTCGACCTCGGCGACGCGTACCAGAAGGTCACGAAGCATCATCTCGCGCACGCGACGCTGGGGTGA
- a CDS encoding acyl-CoA thioesterase produces the protein MSGTNWTVTAPLRPRFRDTDAMGHINNAVYVTYIEVARQEYWRAFKGDPDYRVVPFIFARVEMDFRSEALVHELLELCIRCSFIGDKSFGFEYEIREATTKRVVVTASSVQVFYDYATKRSLSCPPEMRARLEAFEGRPLTREVKS, from the coding sequence TTGAGCGGAACGAACTGGACCGTGACCGCGCCGCTGCGGCCGCGCTTTCGCGACACCGACGCGATGGGCCACATCAACAACGCGGTCTACGTGACCTACATCGAGGTGGCGCGGCAGGAGTACTGGCGCGCGTTCAAGGGCGACCCCGACTACCGGGTCGTGCCGTTCATCTTCGCGCGCGTCGAGATGGACTTTCGCTCCGAGGCGCTCGTGCACGAGCTGCTCGAGCTGTGCATCCGCTGCTCGTTCATCGGCGACAAGTCGTTCGGGTTCGAATACGAGATCCGCGAGGCGACGACGAAGCGCGTCGTCGTGACCGCGAGCAGCGTGCAGGTGTTCTACGACTACGCGACCAAGCGGAGCCTTTCCTGCCCGCCGGAGATGCGCGCGCGGCTCGAAGCGTTCGAAGGCCGCCCGCTCACGCGCGAGGTGAAGTCATGA
- a CDS encoding GNAT family N-acetyltransferase — protein MSRSTPRPPALRYRPARRTDVDALAELALRAYRVSSLEARREFFTDHPRFSIRDVRVGELDGETVALLVLYPLLAWVRGVRLPVAGIGSVAVSPEHRRRGVAEALVRATLRDLRQRGDTMSLLYAFRSDFYARFGWSLIERTNLLSLPPAALPASEESRRVRKLRIPDRPAVQALFEHRAQTAGHFALARRPEWWEKRLWTYDGEWVVYEGRRRGAIEGYLQYQVDAADGPWKLVVTVNEFVASTPAAHRGLWGHLHALRDQAVEIVASMPGDELWPAVLSDASNVNGEFKLGVIRSTGHLGYGAMLRLVDVKGALEVLPIAPHARGEVTLEVDDPLLPHNARAWRVSARDGRLQVRPERAHGRGRALPRLSAPVGALASIVAGTLAPVRAAEAGLVDDVRGAAEIMEPWFRARPAYLYSLNAF, from the coding sequence ATGAGCCGCAGCACCCCGCGCCCGCCCGCGCTGCGCTACCGGCCGGCGCGGCGCACCGACGTGGACGCGCTCGCCGAGCTGGCGCTGCGCGCCTACCGCGTCTCGAGCCTCGAAGCGCGCCGCGAGTTCTTCACCGATCATCCGCGCTTCTCGATCCGCGACGTGCGCGTCGGCGAGCTGGACGGCGAGACGGTCGCGCTGCTCGTGCTGTACCCGCTGCTCGCGTGGGTGCGCGGCGTGCGGCTGCCGGTCGCCGGCATCGGTTCGGTGGCCGTCTCGCCCGAGCACCGCCGCCGCGGAGTCGCCGAAGCGCTCGTGCGCGCGACGCTGCGCGACCTGCGCCAGCGCGGCGACACGATGTCGCTGCTGTACGCGTTCCGCTCGGACTTCTACGCGCGCTTCGGCTGGTCGCTCATCGAGCGCACGAACCTGCTGTCGCTGCCGCCCGCGGCCCTGCCGGCGTCCGAGGAATCGCGCCGCGTGCGCAAGCTGCGCATTCCCGACCGTCCCGCCGTGCAGGCGCTGTTCGAGCACCGCGCGCAGACGGCCGGTCATTTCGCGCTCGCGCGCCGCCCCGAGTGGTGGGAGAAGCGCCTGTGGACCTACGACGGCGAGTGGGTCGTGTACGAGGGCCGCCGCCGCGGCGCGATCGAGGGCTACCTGCAGTACCAGGTGGACGCCGCCGACGGGCCGTGGAAGCTGGTCGTGACCGTCAACGAGTTCGTCGCCTCGACGCCCGCCGCGCATCGCGGCCTGTGGGGGCACCTGCACGCGCTGCGCGACCAGGCCGTCGAGATCGTCGCCTCGATGCCCGGCGACGAGCTCTGGCCCGCGGTCCTGAGCGACGCGAGCAACGTGAACGGCGAGTTCAAGCTCGGCGTCATCCGCTCGACCGGGCACCTCGGCTACGGCGCGATGCTGCGGCTGGTGGACGTCAAGGGCGCGCTCGAAGTGCTGCCGATCGCGCCGCACGCGCGCGGCGAGGTGACGCTCGAGGTGGACGACCCGCTGCTGCCGCACAACGCCCGCGCCTGGCGCGTGAGCGCGCGCGACGGCCGGCTGCAGGTGCGGCCCGAGCGCGCGCACGGCCGCGGGCGCGCGCTGCCGCGCCTGTCGGCGCCGGTCGGCGCGCTCGCGTCGATCGTCGCCGGCACGCTCGCGCCCGTGCGCGCGGCCGAGGCCGGCCTGGTGGACGACGTGCGCGGCGCCGCCGAGATCATGGAGCCGTGGTTCCGCGCGCGCCCCGCCTACCTGTACTCGCTGAATGCGTTCTGA
- a CDS encoding DinB family protein, with amino-acid sequence MTPDGFRDALLAGLAARLGALPARTMNVVAGLSAARLEAAPPHGGWSIAQVLEHLCRGSDAYFGAISASIAAARRRGRPPRAHRRSLFGGLLLGAISESNPRRLPTTPRMRPLTVRAGVIEAFLDSLTKLEGLMHVADGADLRERLWSPLAPLPLNLGDAFEILIAHAERHLGQAERARRATGG; translated from the coding sequence ATGACACCGGATGGCTTTCGCGATGCGCTTCTGGCCGGCCTCGCCGCGCGCCTGGGCGCACTTCCCGCGCGCACGATGAACGTGGTCGCGGGCCTTTCCGCCGCGAGGCTCGAGGCGGCTCCGCCCCACGGCGGCTGGAGCATCGCGCAGGTGCTCGAGCACCTCTGCCGGGGCAGCGACGCGTACTTCGGAGCCATCTCCGCCTCGATCGCGGCGGCCCGCCGGCGCGGACGCCCGCCGCGGGCGCACCGCCGCTCGCTGTTCGGCGGCCTGCTGCTCGGGGCGATCTCGGAGTCCAACCCCCGGCGGCTGCCGACGACGCCGAGGATGCGGCCGCTGACCGTCCGCGCGGGCGTGATCGAAGCGTTTCTCGATTCGCTCACGAAGCTCGAGGGCCTGATGCACGTCGCCGACGGCGCGGACCTGCGCGAGCGCCTGTGGTCGCCGCTCGCGCCGCTGCCGCTCAACCTCGGCGACGCGTTCGAGATCCTGATCGCGCACGCCGAGCGGCACCTGGGCCAGGCCGAACGCGCGCGGCGCGCGACCGGCGGGTAG
- a CDS encoding undecaprenyl/decaprenyl-phosphate alpha-N-acetylglucosaminyl 1-phosphate transferase gives MPYSLLLALAAAAVSLALTPLARRLALRAGAIDLPDERRVHTTPTPRFGGLAIAAGVLLVAWAARLLPGPAAALDPRPLIGLTCAAVPILALGMADDRWNVSPWVKLSVQACAALVLTLFGFDVPVLTNPFGPAIELGAFNAPITVLWVLVVTNAINLVDGLDGLAAGVVTIACCALWVTGRLHADFYVMFISALLIGSCLGFLRWNFPPASVFMGDTGSQFLGLTLAAVSLLENRKGTAALTLLLPLVAFGVPIADSALALVRRLVRRQHVFRGDISHVHHQFLAVGLSPRAAMFAMWALSAFFGTIAVLLTWLPRSWSALLVTVLAAVLYVTLELLRTLRRARESGAAAAPRRDTRRR, from the coding sequence ATGCCGTATTCCCTCCTGCTCGCGCTGGCCGCCGCGGCCGTCTCGCTCGCGCTCACCCCGCTCGCGCGCCGGCTGGCGCTGCGCGCCGGCGCCATTGATCTGCCCGACGAGCGGCGCGTGCACACCACGCCGACGCCACGCTTCGGCGGGCTGGCGATCGCGGCCGGCGTGCTGCTGGTCGCGTGGGCGGCGCGGCTGCTGCCGGGCCCCGCCGCGGCGCTCGATCCGCGCCCGCTCATCGGGCTCACCTGCGCGGCGGTGCCGATCCTCGCGCTCGGCATGGCCGACGACCGCTGGAACGTCTCGCCGTGGGTGAAGCTGAGCGTGCAGGCGTGCGCGGCGCTGGTCCTGACGCTGTTCGGCTTCGACGTGCCGGTGCTGACGAACCCGTTCGGCCCGGCCATCGAGCTGGGCGCGTTCAACGCGCCGATCACCGTGCTGTGGGTGCTGGTCGTGACCAACGCCATCAACCTCGTGGACGGGCTCGACGGCCTCGCCGCCGGCGTGGTGACGATCGCGTGCTGCGCGTTGTGGGTGACCGGGCGATTGCACGCGGACTTCTATGTCATGTTCATCTCGGCGCTGCTCATCGGGTCGTGCCTCGGGTTCCTGCGCTGGAACTTTCCGCCCGCGAGCGTGTTCATGGGCGACACGGGCAGCCAGTTCCTCGGGCTGACGCTCGCCGCCGTCTCGCTGCTCGAGAACCGCAAGGGAACCGCCGCCCTGACGCTGCTGCTGCCGCTCGTGGCCTTCGGCGTGCCGATCGCCGACAGCGCGCTCGCGCTGGTGCGCCGGCTGGTGCGGCGTCAGCACGTGTTCCGCGGCGACATCTCGCACGTGCACCACCAGTTCCTCGCCGTCGGGCTCTCGCCGCGCGCGGCGATGTTCGCGATGTGGGCGCTGAGCGCGTTCTTCGGCACCATCGCCGTGCTGCTCACCTGGCTTCCGCGCTCCTGGTCGGCGCTGCTCGTCACGGTGCTCGCGGCGGTGCTCTACGTGACGCTCGAGCTGCTCCGCACGCTGCGGCGCGCGCGCGAATCCGGCGCGGCCGCCGCGCCGCGGCGCGATACGCGCCGGCGCTGA
- a CDS encoding glycosyltransferase family 2 protein: MDLSAVVVTYNSRDHVAACLRSLAQARGGLSMETVVVDNASADGTVQAVRSGFPSARVIETGDNLGYARAVNRGIRESSGEFVLVLNPDCVLAPDALAALHEWMRAHPRSAIAAPRILNPDGTVEYSARSFPSHLTFLFNRYSLATRLWPGNPWSRRYLLSDWDHASDRAVDWVSGACMFVRRAAIEQVGGMDEFYFMFNEDVDWCHAMKNAGWSVDFVAAARVVHAIGASKGRVAARVILERHRGMIHYFRKYHRTNPALETLAAGFIHLRARLMLAANALRR, encoded by the coding sequence ATGGACCTTTCCGCCGTCGTCGTCACCTACAACTCCCGCGACCACGTCGCGGCCTGCCTGCGTTCGCTCGCGCAGGCCCGCGGCGGGCTGTCCATGGAGACGGTCGTGGTGGACAACGCCTCGGCGGACGGCACGGTGCAGGCCGTCCGCTCCGGCTTTCCGTCGGCGCGCGTGATCGAGACGGGCGACAACCTCGGCTACGCGCGGGCGGTCAACCGCGGCATCCGCGAGAGCAGCGGCGAGTTCGTGCTCGTGCTGAACCCCGACTGCGTGCTCGCCCCGGACGCGCTCGCGGCGCTGCACGAATGGATGCGCGCGCACCCGCGCAGCGCGATCGCGGCGCCGCGCATCCTGAACCCCGACGGCACGGTCGAGTACAGCGCCCGCTCGTTCCCCAGTCACCTGACGTTCCTGTTCAACCGCTACTCGCTGGCGACGCGCCTGTGGCCGGGCAACCCGTGGTCGCGGCGCTACCTGCTCTCCGACTGGGACCACGCGTCGGACCGCGCGGTGGACTGGGTCTCGGGCGCTTGCATGTTCGTCCGCCGCGCGGCGATCGAGCAGGTGGGCGGCATGGACGAGTTCTACTTCATGTTCAACGAGGACGTGGACTGGTGCCACGCGATGAAGAACGCGGGCTGGTCCGTGGACTTCGTCGCCGCGGCCAGGGTCGTGCACGCGATCGGCGCGAGCAAGGGGCGCGTCGCGGCGCGCGTGATCCTCGAGCGCCACCGCGGGATGATCCACTACTTCCGCAAGTACCACCGCACGAACCCGGCGCTCGAAACGCTCGCCGCCGGGTTCATCCACCTGCGCGCGCGGCTCATGCTGGCCGCGAACGCCCTGCGCCGCTGA
- a CDS encoding right-handed parallel beta-helix repeat-containing protein: MSLPRHAPVSRAPRAHGFRIALSAALALLAAPAFATHYVVDLNGGGDFATIKAALHQQWFQWRDSIFIHPGCYPETIALDLPVPRYLGPLREPGWIEIDSLASTNYWSMACVLDHLVFRTHVELGYGLFQSAEFRSCVFKRGISSGAVLPPSFIDCDFHGLAKFGTIENPGYPIFRGSRFHSAPLSFAASNGDVRAIDCTFEGPADTLIHLFRATNDDRVSFAGCTFSQADHGIVADFGFGAGLVVRASVFRDLEKAGIWYEQIEKVPPWFLTFPFGCEVDDSRFEACGEAVHWRGLLSDSTGRWVGVNVLLQRDTVVSCTSNGLDVGPLSRSGIYNCLIDGSGGAGAVVRQEVPATGGSDDGLSIFVTISTFRNNRGDGLVLRDTAATAHESVVNDLPGPDFWIRGCTFSGNGGRGLEVSTADWSVEGCTALANGSDGFAWSTSAPGMPSELSSNTSVFNRGDGYRATRPTRLGDSLQFIQNNLAAMNAGAGFRMPSVPFGSLARNDSWGNYLAPYLGAWGSLDSNLAVNPRFCDLPAGVTGLGLEQGSPCGPSGVYGLIGARPEECPNTLAVGSGAPSALAFAVRPSIARGLAEFVPPATGGEGVVELHDLAGRVVWRAPLGPATSVVRWHGEGESGRVRAGLYWARFTCGAERATRRLVWLE; encoded by the coding sequence ATGAGTCTCCCCAGGCACGCTCCGGTCAGTCGCGCTCCGCGCGCGCACGGTTTCCGCATCGCGCTGTCCGCCGCCCTCGCGCTGCTCGCCGCTCCCGCGTTCGCAACGCACTACGTCGTGGATCTCAACGGCGGCGGCGACTTCGCGACCATCAAGGCGGCGCTCCACCAGCAGTGGTTCCAATGGCGCGACTCGATCTTCATTCACCCCGGCTGCTACCCGGAGACAATCGCCCTGGATCTGCCCGTCCCCAGGTACCTCGGCCCCCTGAGGGAACCGGGGTGGATCGAGATAGACAGCCTGGCCAGTACAAACTATTGGTCGATGGCGTGCGTGCTCGACCACCTGGTATTTCGGACCCATGTCGAGCTTGGCTATGGACTCTTCCAATCGGCGGAGTTCCGCAGTTGCGTCTTCAAGAGGGGCATTTCCAGTGGCGCGGTGCTGCCGCCCAGTTTCATTGATTGCGATTTTCATGGGCTGGCCAAGTTCGGGACGATCGAGAATCCCGGATATCCCATCTTTCGAGGATCGCGGTTCCATTCGGCACCGCTGAGCTTCGCTGCATCCAACGGGGATGTTCGTGCCATCGATTGCACCTTCGAAGGCCCGGCGGATACGCTGATTCACCTCTTCAGGGCCACAAATGACGATCGCGTGTCCTTTGCTGGCTGCACCTTTTCACAGGCGGATCATGGGATCGTTGCGGACTTCGGGTTCGGCGCCGGGCTTGTGGTGCGAGCGAGTGTGTTTCGTGATCTGGAGAAGGCCGGGATCTGGTACGAGCAAATCGAGAAGGTGCCGCCGTGGTTCTTGACTTTTCCCTTCGGCTGTGAAGTCGACGACTCGCGCTTCGAAGCTTGCGGCGAAGCTGTTCACTGGCGGGGGCTTCTGTCGGACTCGACTGGTCGCTGGGTAGGTGTGAACGTGCTGTTGCAACGGGATACGGTGGTTTCGTGCACGAGCAACGGCCTCGACGTCGGACCGCTCTCACGAAGCGGGATCTACAACTGCCTGATCGACGGTAGCGGCGGAGCCGGAGCGGTCGTGCGGCAGGAGGTCCCGGCAACAGGCGGGAGTGACGACGGGCTGTCCATCTTCGTCACGATCTCGACGTTCAGGAACAACCGCGGGGACGGACTCGTGCTCAGGGACACGGCCGCCACCGCTCACGAGTCCGTGGTCAACGACTTGCCCGGGCCCGATTTTTGGATACGTGGGTGCACGTTTTCGGGAAACGGTGGGCGCGGACTCGAGGTGAGCACCGCGGACTGGAGCGTGGAGGGCTGCACCGCGCTGGCCAACGGCAGTGACGGGTTCGCGTGGTCCACGTCGGCGCCCGGAATGCCGAGCGAACTCTCGTCGAACACCAGCGTGTTCAATCGTGGTGACGGCTACCGCGCCACGCGACCGACGCGGCTCGGCGACTCGCTGCAATTCATCCAGAACAACCTCGCCGCCATGAACGCCGGCGCCGGGTTTCGCATGCCCAGCGTGCCGTTCGGGTCGCTCGCGCGGAACGACTCCTGGGGCAACTACCTCGCGCCGTACCTCGGCGCGTGGGGCTCGCTCGACAGCAACCTGGCGGTGAACCCGCGCTTCTGCGACCTCCCGGCCGGCGTGACCGGGCTCGGGCTCGAGCAGGGCTCGCCGTGCGGGCCGTCGGGCGTCTACGGCCTGATCGGCGCGCGGCCGGAGGAGTGCCCGAACACGCTCGCGGTCGGGTCCGGCGCGCCGTCCGCGCTCGCGTTCGCCGTTCGCCCCAGCATCGCGCGCGGCCTCGCCGAGTTCGTGCCCCCAGCGACCGGCGGCGAGGGCGTCGTCGAGCTCCACGACCTCGCGGGCCGCGTCGTGTGGCGCGCGCCACTGGGACCTGCGACCAGCGTCGTGCGCTGGCACGGCGAGGGCGAGAGCGGCCGCGTGCGCGCCGGGCTCTACTGGGCGCGCTTCACGTGCGGCGCCGAGCGCGCGACGCGGCGGCTGGTGTGGCTGGAGTAG
- a CDS encoding TldD/PmbA family protein: MSVTDPAGGATVHAPPGRLLELAEQALARARAAGADTADACLESSRAFTASVLGGRIETLQQSGTLGLGVRVIVNGAVGFCSGTDLSAAGIDDLARRAVALARYTTPDEANGVPAPEEAGDDASLDLQSFDPRALEFSPERKIEMALELERAALGADPRIRRTDGATVASSAGSFAIANSRGVARAWEGTAASAWVVALADDGGGKQQSGVHGMSKRHLADLPPMEAIGREAARRALGRLGARRVPTARVPVVMSPEVAAAWISEIYEAFTGEAVLKRSSWLTGRLGEPIASPLMTLVDDGTIVRGLGSSPYDCEGVRTRRNVLIDAGRCASFAYDYYHARRTGHPLTGNGIRGFASVPGIGFHNLFVEPGESPPEAIVRSVDRGFWYDDSGSFGFNPVTGDYSFQARGWWIEKGEKAYPVDGVTVAGNSLAMLRAITAVGDDLEFRTSVACPTLLIGEMTVSGE, translated from the coding sequence TTGAGCGTCACCGACCCGGCGGGCGGGGCGACCGTCCACGCCCCGCCCGGGCGGCTGCTGGAGCTGGCCGAACAGGCTCTCGCGCGCGCCCGGGCCGCGGGCGCCGACACGGCCGACGCGTGCCTCGAAAGCTCGCGCGCGTTCACCGCGAGCGTGCTCGGCGGGCGGATCGAGACGCTGCAGCAGAGCGGCACGCTCGGCCTCGGCGTGCGCGTGATCGTGAACGGCGCGGTGGGCTTCTGCTCGGGCACCGACCTGAGCGCCGCCGGCATTGACGATCTGGCGCGCCGCGCCGTGGCGCTCGCCCGCTACACGACGCCCGACGAGGCGAACGGCGTGCCCGCGCCCGAGGAGGCCGGCGACGACGCCTCGCTCGACCTGCAGTCGTTCGATCCGCGGGCCCTCGAGTTCTCGCCCGAGCGCAAGATCGAGATGGCGCTCGAACTCGAGCGCGCCGCGCTCGGAGCCGACCCGCGCATCCGGCGCACCGACGGGGCCACGGTCGCGAGCAGCGCGGGCTCGTTCGCGATCGCCAACTCGCGCGGCGTCGCGCGCGCATGGGAAGGCACCGCGGCGAGCGCCTGGGTCGTCGCTCTCGCCGACGACGGCGGGGGAAAGCAACAGAGCGGCGTCCACGGCATGTCGAAGCGCCACCTCGCCGACCTGCCGCCCATGGAGGCGATCGGGCGCGAGGCGGCGCGCCGCGCGCTCGGCCGCCTCGGCGCGCGCCGCGTGCCGACCGCCCGCGTCCCTGTCGTGATGTCGCCCGAGGTCGCGGCGGCGTGGATCTCCGAGATCTACGAGGCCTTCACCGGCGAGGCGGTGCTCAAGCGCTCGTCCTGGCTGACCGGCAGGCTCGGCGAGCCGATCGCCTCGCCGCTCATGACGCTCGTGGACGACGGCACGATCGTGCGCGGCCTGGGCAGCTCGCCCTACGACTGCGAAGGCGTGCGCACTCGTCGCAACGTGCTGATCGACGCCGGCCGCTGCGCGTCGTTCGCCTACGATTACTACCATGCGCGCCGCACCGGTCACCCGCTCACCGGCAACGGCATCCGCGGCTTCGCGAGCGTGCCCGGCATCGGCTTTCACAACCTGTTCGTCGAACCCGGCGAATCCCCGCCCGAGGCCATCGTGCGCTCGGTGGACCGCGGGTTCTGGTACGACGACTCGGGTTCGTTCGGCTTCAACCCCGTGACCGGCGACTACTCGTTCCAGGCACGGGGCTGGTGGATCGAAAAGGGCGAGAAGGCCTATCCCGTGGACGGCGTGACCGTCGCCGGCAACTCGCTCGCGATGCTTCGCGCCATCACCGCCGTCGGCGACGACCTCGAGTTCCGCACCTCGGTCGCCTGCCCCACGCTGCTGATCGGCGAGATGACGGTGAGCGGGGAGTAG